From one Streptomyces mobaraensis genomic stretch:
- a CDS encoding helix-turn-helix domain-containing protein, with protein MYELSRVRLYSIGPAGARYADTVLDLRGVGAPVPSPAPAQADFFEEEPVGPPRRPAPAGVLFLENGGGKSVLLKLIFSVMLPGHRNTLGGASSGVLRKFLLADDCGHVALEWQHVLTGETVVVGKVSEWRGRQVSNDPRKFAEAWYSFRPGPGMSLDALPVAESSAMRPRAEGASTARGRRRTMKGFRDALTEAGKAYPNLDVVWEEIHERWNEHLGELGLDPELFRYQREMNADEGEAAGLFAVKNDSDFTDLLLRAVTDTRDTDGLADLVHGFAHKLGRRAELTAERDFTAGSLDLLSRIVESGARRDQARGVHAGAERRTRVLARRLSARAAEERGRAGELAEQVAAAAHRVTDAETAREHGSRIAAELAYRHASLALAAAEKSAAAQRRELNDARTLHSAWQAAETVLRHRAAADRSARVASAIQEAERDAAPALAARTKAAAALVRALNAAAEQGERLADEQEERSAVLQETGEAAHRDATAAATEAQRARSEAGHLRQRLAEVEQETADAVRAGWLDDSAPDADPARAALAASDAERTATATYEAAKETARTAAERARETAAAESRAELAAARSADAAAAAASAYDAERRLAESLGAEPRLAELLGLPQPAAGQVPAQRGTPVDRETAGPLTAEELDRNADALRELLDDTVATAERQLFDLRTAAADDSRILGALGDGGLLPAGPDVLATVEYLGEHGIPALPGWRYLAQAVDPADHARVLAARPELVDGVVITDPDAHGRAREALADASLLPRSAVAVGTAAALLAPVPESDADSGVFLVPPNPAMHDERAADEERHALRERAAARDEEIRAVAARLAGDRALAARLASWRSGCPEGRLAELAAEAERCRAAAEEAQEELTAARAARTEADEIAAETALVRDERQEAAQRARRVADALAGLAHRLRERAHWQTRLRELAEEAAEYEERAAACVDRARAADEDRRAAQRAADDAHRTARALRAERAEIAGAPDDVTGDTEASTDSLPALREAYRAASQVYEKVGVGADLRAEQARAESDESAARAELDRLTNKVRTRAAQLLEGTDGADGPSRQAAAARAEALVQLLEGRASAASEQLGRLRGEAERLAPADGEAHTELPDERVPADADQAKELLRTATAELTARTDALEEARTAHASLLRAHRAAEDAAGGFDDTAALLRDLLRDNAPDDEETAPEPYAGTLEEARQAAAEARRSLRGCAGDLSTAEAAVREASDILVRHANSTRYEQVRTPARQQIRELPASALPEHAAAWADAFAPRLRVLTDELNQLERNRDSIVDRLRGLVESSLTTLRSAQRLSRLPEGLGEWSGQEFLRIRFEDPDQSTLTERLGEVIDEATRSAVKKNSDLRRDGMSLLLRGVRAALLPRGVAVEILKPDAVLRAERVPVGQMGDVFSGGQLLTAAIALYCTMAALRSNDRGRDRQKHAGTLFLDNPIGRANATYLLELQRAVADALGVQLLYTTGLFDTTALAEFPLVIRLRNDADLRAGLKYISVEEHLRPGLPQIDPESEPVHGEITATRMFRRPEEGAVPVPAGR; from the coding sequence ATGTACGAGCTGTCCCGGGTCCGCCTCTACTCCATCGGGCCCGCCGGTGCGCGCTACGCCGACACCGTGCTGGACCTGCGGGGGGTGGGCGCGCCCGTGCCGTCGCCCGCGCCCGCGCAGGCGGATTTCTTCGAGGAGGAGCCCGTCGGCCCGCCGCGCCGCCCCGCACCCGCGGGCGTGCTTTTCCTGGAGAACGGCGGCGGCAAGTCCGTCCTGCTCAAGCTGATCTTCTCGGTGATGCTGCCGGGCCACCGCAACACCCTCGGCGGCGCCAGCTCCGGCGTCCTCCGCAAGTTCCTGCTCGCCGACGACTGCGGCCACGTCGCCCTGGAGTGGCAGCACGTCCTCACCGGTGAGACGGTCGTCGTCGGCAAGGTCAGCGAGTGGCGCGGCCGGCAGGTCTCCAACGACCCGCGGAAGTTCGCCGAGGCGTGGTACTCGTTCCGCCCCGGCCCGGGGATGAGCCTGGACGCGCTGCCGGTCGCGGAGTCGTCCGCCATGCGCCCCCGCGCCGAGGGCGCCTCCACCGCGCGCGGCCGCCGCCGCACCATGAAGGGGTTCCGCGACGCCCTCACCGAGGCCGGCAAGGCGTACCCCAACCTGGACGTGGTCTGGGAGGAGATCCACGAGCGCTGGAACGAGCACCTCGGCGAGCTCGGCCTCGACCCCGAACTCTTCCGCTACCAGCGGGAGATGAACGCCGACGAGGGCGAGGCCGCCGGCCTCTTCGCGGTCAAGAACGACTCCGACTTCACCGACCTGCTGCTGCGCGCCGTCACCGACACCCGCGACACCGACGGCCTCGCCGACCTCGTCCACGGCTTCGCCCACAAGCTCGGCCGCCGCGCCGAGCTCACCGCCGAGCGCGACTTCACCGCCGGCTCCCTGGACCTGCTCTCCCGCATCGTCGAGTCCGGCGCCCGCCGCGACCAGGCGCGCGGCGTGCACGCCGGTGCCGAGCGCCGCACCCGCGTCCTCGCCCGCAGGCTCTCCGCCCGCGCCGCCGAGGAGCGCGGCCGCGCCGGCGAGCTCGCCGAGCAGGTGGCCGCCGCCGCGCACCGCGTCACCGACGCCGAGACCGCCCGCGAACACGGCTCCCGGATCGCCGCCGAACTCGCCTACCGGCACGCCTCGCTGGCGCTCGCCGCCGCCGAGAAGTCCGCCGCCGCCCAGCGCCGCGAGCTCAACGACGCCCGGACCCTGCACTCCGCCTGGCAGGCCGCCGAGACCGTGCTGCGGCACCGGGCCGCCGCCGACCGCTCCGCCCGCGTCGCCTCCGCCATCCAGGAAGCCGAACGCGACGCCGCACCCGCCCTCGCCGCCCGCACCAAGGCCGCCGCCGCCCTCGTCCGCGCCCTCAACGCCGCCGCCGAGCAGGGCGAACGGCTCGCCGACGAGCAGGAGGAGCGCTCCGCCGTCCTCCAGGAAACCGGCGAGGCCGCCCACCGCGACGCCACCGCCGCCGCCACCGAGGCCCAGCGCGCCCGCAGCGAGGCCGGCCACCTGCGGCAGCGGCTCGCCGAGGTCGAGCAGGAAACCGCCGACGCGGTCCGCGCCGGCTGGCTCGACGACAGCGCCCCCGACGCCGACCCGGCCCGCGCCGCCCTCGCCGCCAGCGACGCCGAGCGCACGGCCACCGCCACGTACGAGGCCGCCAAGGAGACCGCCAGGACCGCCGCCGAGCGGGCCCGGGAGACCGCCGCCGCCGAGTCCCGCGCCGAACTCGCCGCCGCCCGCTCCGCCGACGCGGCCGCCGCCGCCGCGAGCGCGTACGACGCCGAGCGCCGCCTCGCCGAGTCCCTCGGCGCCGAACCGCGGCTCGCCGAACTCCTCGGCCTGCCGCAGCCCGCCGCCGGCCAGGTCCCGGCCCAGCGCGGCACGCCTGTCGACCGGGAGACGGCGGGCCCGCTCACCGCCGAGGAGCTGGACCGCAACGCGGACGCCCTCCGCGAACTCCTCGACGACACCGTCGCCACCGCCGAACGGCAGCTGTTCGACCTGCGCACCGCCGCCGCCGACGACTCCCGCATCCTCGGCGCCCTCGGCGACGGCGGCCTGCTGCCGGCCGGGCCCGACGTCCTCGCCACCGTCGAGTACCTCGGCGAGCACGGCATCCCCGCCCTCCCCGGCTGGCGCTACCTCGCCCAGGCCGTCGACCCCGCCGACCACGCCCGGGTCCTGGCCGCCCGCCCCGAGCTCGTCGACGGCGTCGTCATCACCGACCCGGACGCCCACGGCCGCGCCCGCGAGGCGCTCGCCGACGCCTCGCTGCTGCCGCGCTCCGCCGTCGCCGTCGGCACCGCCGCCGCCCTCCTCGCCCCCGTGCCGGAATCCGACGCCGACAGCGGCGTCTTTCTCGTGCCGCCGAACCCCGCCATGCACGACGAGCGGGCCGCCGACGAGGAGCGGCACGCCCTCCGCGAGCGTGCCGCCGCCCGCGACGAGGAGATCCGCGCCGTCGCCGCCCGGCTCGCCGGCGACCGCGCCCTCGCCGCCCGGCTCGCCTCCTGGCGGTCCGGCTGCCCCGAGGGCCGGCTCGCCGAGCTCGCCGCCGAGGCCGAGCGCTGCCGCGCCGCCGCCGAGGAAGCCCAGGAGGAGCTGACCGCCGCCCGGGCCGCGCGCACCGAGGCCGACGAGATCGCCGCCGAGACCGCCTTGGTCCGCGACGAGCGCCAGGAGGCCGCCCAGCGCGCCCGCCGGGTCGCCGACGCCCTGGCCGGCCTCGCCCACCGGCTCCGCGAGCGCGCCCACTGGCAGACCCGGCTCCGCGAACTCGCCGAGGAGGCCGCCGAGTACGAGGAGCGCGCCGCCGCCTGCGTCGACCGCGCCCGCGCCGCCGACGAGGACCGCCGCGCCGCCCAGCGCGCCGCCGACGACGCCCACCGCACCGCCCGCGCCCTGCGCGCCGAGCGCGCCGAGATCGCCGGCGCCCCGGACGACGTCACCGGCGACACCGAGGCGTCCACCGACTCGCTGCCCGCCCTCCGCGAGGCCTACCGGGCCGCGTCCCAGGTGTACGAGAAGGTCGGCGTCGGCGCCGACCTGCGCGCCGAACAGGCCCGCGCCGAGAGCGACGAGAGCGCCGCCCGCGCCGAACTCGACCGCCTCACCAACAAGGTCCGCACCCGCGCCGCCCAGCTGCTGGAGGGCACCGACGGCGCCGACGGCCCGTCCCGCCAGGCCGCCGCCGCCCGCGCCGAGGCCCTCGTCCAGCTGCTGGAGGGCCGGGCCTCCGCCGCCAGCGAGCAGCTCGGCCGGCTCCGCGGCGAGGCCGAACGCCTCGCCCCCGCCGACGGCGAGGCCCACACCGAACTCCCCGACGAGCGGGTGCCCGCCGACGCCGACCAGGCCAAGGAACTGCTGCGCACCGCCACCGCCGAACTCACCGCGCGCACCGACGCGCTGGAGGAGGCCAGGACCGCCCACGCGAGCCTGCTCCGCGCGCACCGCGCCGCCGAAGACGCCGCCGGCGGCTTCGACGACACCGCCGCCCTCCTGCGCGACCTGCTCCGCGACAACGCCCCCGACGACGAGGAGACGGCCCCCGAGCCGTACGCCGGCACCCTGGAGGAGGCCCGGCAGGCCGCCGCCGAGGCCCGGCGCTCGCTGCGCGGCTGCGCCGGCGACCTCTCGACGGCCGAGGCGGCCGTCCGCGAGGCCAGCGACATCCTCGTCCGGCACGCCAACTCCACCCGCTACGAGCAGGTCCGCACCCCGGCCCGCCAGCAGATCCGCGAACTCCCCGCCTCCGCGCTGCCCGAGCACGCCGCCGCCTGGGCCGACGCCTTCGCGCCCCGGCTGCGGGTGCTGACCGACGAGCTGAACCAGCTGGAACGCAACCGCGACAGCATCGTCGACCGGCTGCGCGGCCTCGTCGAGTCCTCGCTCACCACGCTCCGCTCCGCCCAGCGGCTCTCCCGGCTGCCCGAGGGGCTGGGGGAGTGGTCGGGCCAGGAGTTCCTGCGCATCCGCTTCGAGGACCCCGACCAGAGCACCCTCACCGAACGCCTCGGTGAGGTCATCGACGAAGCCACCCGGTCCGCCGTCAAGAAGAACTCCGACCTGCGGCGCGACGGCATGTCGCTGCTGCTGCGCGGCGTCCGGGCGGCCCTGCTGCCGCGCGGCGTCGCGGTCGAGATCCTCAAGCCGGACGCGGTGCTGCGCGCCGAGCGGGTGCCCGTCGGGCAGATGGGCGACGTGTTCTCCGGCGGTCAGCTGCTGACCGCCGCCATCGCCCTGTACTGCACGATGGCCGCGCTGCGCAGCAACGACCGCGGCCGGGACCGGCAGAAGCACGCGGGCACGCTGTTCCTCGACAACCCGATCGGGCGCGCCAACGCCACGTATCTGCTGGAGCTCCAGCGGGCCGTCGCGGACGCGCTGGGCGTCCAGCTGCTGTACACCACCGGGCTGTTCGACACGACGGCGCTCGCCGAGTTCCCGCTGGTCATCCGGTTGCGCAACGACGCGGACCTGCGGGCGGGGCTGAAGTACATCAGCGTCGAGGAGCATCTGCGGCCCGGGCTGCCGCAGATCGACCCGGAGTCGGAGCCGGTGCACGGGGAGATCACGGCTACGCGGATGTTCCGGCGGCCGGAGGAAGGGGCGGTGCCTGTGCCGGCCGGGCGCTGA
- a CDS encoding sensor histidine kinase has protein sequence MRFRGKSIRRKIVALLLVPLVSLTVLWVFATVITGMEADRLLSAAEVTRGIGHPTEDVVDALQKERRQALVVLAGPRSRSAGAARARTAALTELRARQRATDKAAAALRAGASGDVREDMSSTAADWFRAMERRLAGLGALRAKVAGATVGRDAAFFAYNEIIDPHLDFLSLLGSVQDADLEQQRRALVGLTYSRESLSREDALLASALTARTLTARELRFLADHMAERKILYETNLAVLPVRDQKSFDDYWRGTNARALEGIEEAVVAGGPAKALRAVDTPRWQAAAGAVLDDLARLDRDAQERHEDRLEPVATWVLTKAAVAGVLGLAALVCSVVVSWRVGRGLIRDLRQLRREAHEVSGVRLPAVLRRLAAGEQVDVETEAPRLEYPTDELGQVGRALNSLQRAAVEAAVKQAEMRRGVSDVFVNIARRSQVLLHRQLALLDTMERRTEDADELADLFRLDHLTTRMRRHAEGLVILSGATPSRQWRKPVQLMDVVRAAVSEVEAYERIELRRLPPLAVQGPAVADLTHLLAELLENATVFSPPHTAVQVLGERVPNGFTLEIHDRGLGMSPDALLEANLGLAEAPEFDLSDTDRLGLFVVSRLARRQGVRVSLQPSPYGGTTAVVLIPAALIDEAPPKDAVPGARARKGARKDGPVELEPPLSPLEKADVRDAGPSDPDPSGTEDPFAPRGPRDTRRPLDTRATREPWKPRIPLDVPVHDHPADQSPARRPAAPAPASGSRDPDRGPGSGTHGTPGGRGTAGRGTPGGLPRRPRPPVLVSDHGRPVADPPGRRDRADRRDRADRRDRAEHPDPPRQAGFPDLLDEPTPPTGLPRRVRQAGLAPLVRENLAEESRRAAAEPAGHETARDPEEVRARMTSLQRGWQRGRADAPHPTEHDSTRTTNERDGR, from the coding sequence ATGCGCTTTCGCGGGAAATCGATCCGCCGGAAGATCGTGGCACTGTTGCTGGTGCCATTGGTGTCCCTGACCGTCCTGTGGGTGTTCGCCACGGTGATCACCGGTATGGAGGCGGACCGCCTGCTCTCCGCCGCCGAGGTCACCCGCGGCATCGGCCACCCGACGGAGGACGTCGTCGACGCCCTCCAGAAGGAGCGCCGCCAGGCCCTCGTCGTCCTCGCCGGCCCCCGCTCCCGGAGCGCCGGGGCCGCCCGCGCCCGTACCGCCGCCCTCACCGAACTCCGGGCCCGCCAGCGCGCCACCGACAAGGCCGCCGCCGCCCTCCGCGCCGGCGCCTCCGGCGACGTGCGCGAGGACATGAGCTCCACCGCGGCCGACTGGTTCCGCGCCATGGAACGCCGCCTCGCAGGGCTGGGCGCCCTGCGCGCCAAGGTCGCCGGCGCCACCGTCGGCCGCGACGCCGCCTTCTTCGCGTACAACGAGATCATCGACCCCCACCTCGACTTCCTCAGCCTCCTCGGGTCCGTCCAGGACGCCGACCTCGAACAGCAGCGCCGCGCCCTGGTGGGCCTCACCTACTCCCGGGAGTCCCTGTCCCGCGAGGACGCCCTGCTCGCCTCCGCGCTCACCGCACGCACGCTCACCGCCCGCGAACTGCGTTTCCTCGCCGACCACATGGCCGAGCGCAAGATCCTCTACGAGACCAACCTCGCCGTCCTGCCCGTCCGGGACCAGAAGAGCTTCGACGACTACTGGCGGGGCACCAACGCCCGGGCCCTGGAGGGCATCGAGGAGGCGGTCGTCGCCGGCGGACCCGCCAAGGCCCTCCGCGCCGTCGACACCCCACGCTGGCAGGCCGCCGCCGGCGCCGTCCTCGACGACCTCGCCCGCCTCGACCGCGACGCGCAGGAACGCCACGAGGACCGGCTGGAACCCGTCGCCACCTGGGTGCTCACCAAAGCCGCCGTCGCCGGTGTGCTCGGCCTCGCCGCCCTGGTCTGCTCGGTCGTCGTCTCCTGGCGCGTCGGCCGCGGTCTCATCAGGGACCTCCGGCAGCTGCGCCGCGAGGCGCACGAGGTCTCCGGCGTCCGCCTGCCGGCCGTCCTGCGCCGCCTCGCCGCCGGCGAGCAGGTCGACGTCGAGACCGAGGCACCGCGCCTGGAGTACCCGACCGACGAACTCGGCCAGGTCGGACGCGCCCTCAACTCCCTCCAGCGGGCCGCCGTCGAGGCCGCCGTGAAACAGGCCGAAATGCGCCGGGGCGTGTCGGACGTCTTCGTCAACATCGCCCGCCGCTCCCAGGTGCTGCTGCACCGTCAGCTCGCGCTGCTCGACACCATGGAGCGCCGCACCGAGGACGCCGACGAACTCGCCGACCTCTTCCGCCTCGACCACCTCACCACGCGCATGCGCCGGCACGCCGAGGGCCTGGTGATCCTCTCCGGTGCCACCCCGTCCCGCCAGTGGCGCAAGCCCGTCCAGCTCATGGACGTCGTCCGCGCCGCCGTCTCCGAGGTCGAGGCGTACGAGCGGATCGAGCTGCGCCGGCTGCCGCCGCTGGCCGTCCAGGGCCCGGCCGTCGCCGACCTGACACATCTGCTGGCGGAACTCCTGGAGAACGCCACCGTCTTCTCCCCGCCGCACACCGCCGTCCAGGTCCTCGGCGAGCGGGTGCCCAACGGCTTCACCCTCGAAATCCACGACCGCGGCCTCGGCATGAGCCCGGACGCCCTGCTGGAGGCCAACCTCGGCCTCGCGGAGGCGCCCGAGTTCGACCTCTCCGACACCGACCGGCTCGGCCTGTTCGTCGTCAGCCGGCTCGCCCGCCGCCAGGGCGTCCGCGTCTCGCTCCAGCCCTCGCCCTACGGCGGCACCACCGCGGTCGTCCTGATCCCCGCCGCGCTCATCGACGAGGCGCCGCCGAAGGACGCCGTTCCGGGAGCGCGGGCCCGGAAGGGGGCCCGCAAGGACGGACCGGTCGAGCTGGAGCCGCCGCTCTCGCCCCTCGAAAAGGCCGACGTACGGGACGCGGGCCCGTCGGATCCGGACCCGTCGGGCACGGAGGACCCGTTCGCACCCCGCGGCCCGCGGGACACACGCCGTCCCCTCGACACACGCGCCACACGGGAGCCCTGGAAACCCAGGATTCCGCTCGACGTACCGGTCCACGACCACCCCGCCGACCAGTCCCCCGCCCGCCGCCCCGCGGCCCCCGCCCCGGCGTCCGGCTCCCGCGACCCCGACCGGGGGCCCGGCTCCGGCACCCACGGCACCCCGGGCGGCCGGGGAACGGCGGGCCGGGGAACGCCCGGCGGCCTGCCCCGGCGCCCCCGGCCCCCGGTACTGGTCTCGGACCACGGCCGCCCGGTGGCCGACCCCCCGGGCCGCCGCGACCGCGCCGACCGCCGCGACCGCGCCGACCGCCGCGACCGCGCCGAGCATCCGGACCCCCCGCGCCAGGCCGGCTTCCCGGACCTCCTGGACGAACCCACCCCGCCCACCGGACTGCCCCGCCGCGTCCGCCAGGCCGGCCTCGCCCCCCTCGTCAGGGAGAACCTCGCCGAGGAGTCCCGCCGGGCCGCCGCCGAGCCGGCCGGCCACGAGACGGCGCGCGACCCCGAGGAGGTCCGCGCCCGGATGACGTCCCTGCAACGGGGATGGCAGCGCGGCCGGGCGGACGCCCCGCACCCCACCGAGCACGACAGCACACGAACCACCAACGAAAGGGACGGTCGATGA
- a CDS encoding roadblock/LC7 domain-containing protein: MTAIRNASADTATAQPAGNGKLNWLLDDLVERVGTIRKALVLSGDGLAVGSSADLTREDGEHLAAVASGFHSLAKGVGRRFDAGQVRQTVVELDDAFLFVTAAGQGSALAVLADADSDIGLIAYEMTLLVKRVGAHLASSPRTGEAAGG; this comes from the coding sequence ATGACCGCCATACGCAACGCGTCGGCAGACACCGCCACGGCACAGCCCGCGGGAAACGGCAAGCTCAACTGGCTCCTCGACGACCTCGTCGAACGCGTCGGCACCATCCGCAAGGCCCTCGTCCTCTCCGGTGACGGCCTCGCCGTCGGCTCCTCCGCCGACCTCACCCGCGAGGACGGCGAACACCTCGCCGCCGTCGCCTCCGGCTTCCACAGCCTCGCCAAGGGCGTGGGCCGCCGCTTCGACGCCGGACAGGTGCGCCAGACCGTCGTCGAACTGGACGACGCGTTCCTCTTCGTCACCGCCGCCGGACAGGGCAGCGCCCTCGCCGTCCTCGCCGACGCGGACTCCGACATCGGCCTGATCGCCTACGAGATGACCCTGCTCGTCAAGCGCGTCGGCGCCCACCTGGCCAGCTCCCCGCGCACCGGCGAGGCCGCCGGCGGATGA
- a CDS encoding DUF742 domain-containing protein, producing the protein MTGRRAGDGGTPDRTGEPQHWYDDAAGPVVRPYAMTRGRTRGAGEHRLDRTAFVIAVRPPDGTDDRLGPEHLRIAELTAEDPRSVAELTDRLGLPSGVVRVLVGDLFEAGIVRVDRPIPPAEPPDESILRLVINGLRTL; encoded by the coding sequence ATGACCGGACGGAGGGCCGGAGACGGCGGGACCCCTGACAGGACCGGCGAGCCACAGCACTGGTACGACGACGCGGCGGGCCCGGTGGTCCGCCCGTACGCCATGACCCGTGGACGCACCCGGGGCGCCGGGGAGCACCGGCTCGACCGCACGGCGTTCGTCATCGCCGTGCGGCCCCCCGACGGCACCGACGACCGGCTCGGCCCCGAACACCTCCGCATCGCGGAACTCACGGCCGAGGACCCCCGCTCCGTCGCCGAACTCACCGACCGCCTCGGCCTCCCCTCCGGCGTCGTCCGCGTCCTCGTCGGCGACCTCTTCGAAGCGGGCATCGTCCGCGTCGACCGCCCGATCCCCCCGGCGGAACCACCCGACGAGAGCATCCTCCGCCTGGTGATCAACGGCTTGCGCACGCTGTGA
- a CDS encoding glycoside hydrolase family 31 protein, which translates to MDAHDLGRSVKWVTSFRTVGAARVLRSVRAAWWRRRVDAAEMRGAVAERARVPGPALGADPEPGGGVVRFARSSLRVRVAAGGAVFCGWDGAAPGPSYALAGPVPEADERAVLEPDTDGGWRVVSERLLVVVSRHGAVEVRTPGGVMLRRDQPPRWWDPVDPADARAGSRWTQRSEVPADARFFGLGGRSAGPRLREGAYRLWNTDPGGSFEPGDDPLYVTMPVQLVVADAGTHLVFHDNSWDGRVLLWEGEEGAGSGHDRPGRCETRMSGGPLRYWVIAGTPARVLRGWAGLTGGAAVPPAWALGHHHARWGFGTEAEVRRVVAGYRERGLPLSAVHLDIDHYRGHRVFTVDRERFPDLPGLAAELRKDGVRLVSIVDPGVKAEPGWEVYEAGVAAGAFVRDGRGRPVRGEVWAGTSVFPDFTDPAVRRWWGGLYAERLAEGFSGFWHDMNEPAAFSAFGEHTLPRSARHALEGRGGDHREAHNVYALGMARAGYEALRELRPDERPFLFSRSGWAGMQRYGGTWSGDVTTGWPGLRASLSLVLGLGLCGVPFSGPDVGGFTGSPSPELYLRWFQLGAYLPLFRTHAAISAGRREPWEFGPEVLEHAGAALRERARLLPYFVTLAHRARVTGAPYVRPAWWRTPEDRALRDCEDAFLLGDALLVAPVLEPGADRRAVRLPRGRWYDTATGRAHDGPGQVLLDAPLARIPVLARAGAVLPVAGADGGVELEVWAPAAGGTGGGVLVVEDGGEPAEVVRFTTAWRDGAVAVEREGAAEVGFPVRVRGV; encoded by the coding sequence ATGGATGCGCATGACCTGGGACGGTCGGTCAAATGGGTGACGTCGTTCAGGACGGTGGGGGCGGCGCGGGTGCTGCGGTCGGTGCGGGCCGCGTGGTGGCGGCGGCGGGTGGACGCCGCGGAGATGCGGGGGGCGGTGGCCGAGCGGGCGCGGGTGCCGGGCCCGGCCCTGGGGGCGGATCCCGAGCCGGGCGGCGGGGTGGTGCGGTTCGCCCGGTCGTCGCTGCGGGTGCGGGTGGCGGCCGGGGGCGCGGTGTTCTGCGGGTGGGACGGCGCGGCGCCCGGGCCGTCGTACGCCCTGGCGGGGCCGGTGCCGGAGGCGGACGAGCGGGCGGTGCTGGAGCCGGACACGGACGGCGGCTGGCGGGTGGTGTCGGAGCGGCTGCTGGTGGTGGTGTCGCGGCATGGGGCGGTGGAGGTGCGGACGCCGGGCGGGGTGATGCTGCGGCGTGACCAGCCGCCGCGCTGGTGGGATCCGGTGGATCCGGCGGACGCCCGGGCGGGCTCGCGGTGGACGCAGCGGTCGGAGGTGCCGGCGGACGCCCGGTTCTTCGGGCTGGGCGGCCGGTCGGCGGGGCCGCGGCTGCGCGAGGGCGCGTACCGGCTGTGGAACACCGACCCCGGGGGCTCGTTCGAGCCGGGGGACGATCCGCTGTACGTCACCATGCCGGTGCAGCTGGTGGTGGCGGACGCGGGGACGCACCTGGTGTTCCACGACAACTCCTGGGACGGACGGGTGCTGTTGTGGGAGGGCGAGGAGGGGGCCGGTTCGGGGCACGACCGGCCGGGCCGCTGCGAGACGCGGATGTCCGGGGGGCCGCTGCGGTACTGGGTGATCGCGGGCACCCCGGCGCGGGTGCTGCGCGGCTGGGCGGGGCTGACCGGGGGCGCGGCGGTGCCGCCGGCCTGGGCTCTGGGGCACCACCACGCGCGGTGGGGGTTCGGTACCGAGGCGGAGGTGCGGCGGGTGGTGGCCGGGTACCGGGAGCGCGGGCTGCCGCTGTCCGCCGTGCACCTGGACATCGACCACTACCGGGGCCACCGGGTGTTCACCGTGGACCGGGAGCGGTTCCCGGACCTGCCCGGGCTGGCCGCCGAGCTCCGGAAGGACGGCGTCCGGCTGGTGTCCATCGTCGACCCGGGGGTGAAGGCCGAGCCGGGCTGGGAGGTGTACGAGGCGGGTGTGGCGGCCGGCGCTTTCGTCCGGGACGGGCGGGGGCGGCCGGTGCGCGGCGAGGTGTGGGCCGGGACGTCGGTCTTCCCGGACTTCACCGATCCGGCGGTGCGCCGCTGGTGGGGCGGGCTGTACGCGGAGCGGCTCGCGGAGGGGTTCTCCGGCTTCTGGCACGACATGAACGAGCCGGCGGCGTTCTCGGCGTTCGGCGAGCACACCCTGCCGCGGTCGGCGCGGCACGCGCTGGAGGGCCGGGGCGGCGACCACCGGGAGGCGCACAACGTGTACGCGCTGGGCATGGCCCGGGCCGGCTACGAGGCGCTGCGCGAACTGCGGCCGGACGAGCGGCCGTTCCTGTTCTCGCGGTCGGGCTGGGCGGGAATGCAGCGGTACGGGGGGACGTGGTCGGGTGATGTGACGACGGGCTGGCCGGGGCTGCGGGCGTCGTTGTCGCTGGTGCTGGGGCTGGGGCTGTGCGGGGTGCCGTTCTCGGGGCCTGACGTGGGCGGGTTCACGGGGTCGCCGTCGCCGGAGCTGTACCTGCGGTGGTTCCAACTGGGCGCGTACCTCCCGCTGTTCCGCACCCACGCGGCGATCTCGGCGGGGCGCCGGGAGCCGTGGGAGTTCGGCCCCGAGGTGCTGGAGCACGCGGGAGCCGCGCTGCGGGAACGGGCGCGGCTGCTCCCGTACTTCGTCACGCTGGCCCACCGGGCGCGGGTGACGGGCGCGCCGTACGTCCGACCGGCGTGGTGGCGCACGCCGGAGGACCGGGCGCTGCGGGACTGCGAGGACGCGTTCCTGCTGGGGGACGCGCTGCTGGTGGCGCCGGTGCTGGAGCCGGGGGCCGACCGGCGGGCGGTGCGGCTGCCGCGCGGCCGGTGGTACGACACGGCGACGGGCCGGGCGCACGACGGCCCGGGCCAGGTGCTGCTCGACGCACCCCTCGCCCGGATCCCGGTCCTCGCGCGGGCTGGAGCGGTTCTTCCGGTGGCGGGCGCGGACGGCGGGGTGGAACTGGAGGTCTGGGCTCCGGCGGCGGGAGGGACGGGCGGCGGGGTGCTGGTCGTCGAGGACGGCGGCGAGCCGGCGGAAGTGGTGCGGTTCACGACCGCCTGGCGGGACGGCGCGGTGGCGGTGGAGCGGGAGGGGGCGGCGGAGGTGGGGTTTCCGGTGCGGGTGCGGGGGGTTTAG